ATTATGTGTATTCAAAGGTGGGGTTCTGTCAATGCATTTTCCATTATGATAAACTAAAGATTTTAACACATGATGAAAAGTTTAGGTAATTTATCAGCAATTTCATTAGCAATTATGACCTGCTTTCTAGTTGTTTTTAATGTACTAACTGTAGCTCTACATTGCTCTTTAGGtcatttactttcattttgtCACATATGACCTCATGCCTGCTGTGTGCAATATGAAGCTATGCCCATTTCCACTGCCATAAAAACCGACCCATGAATTGTCTCCACATATTATGCTCTGGAGtatttaatttcttcttttcaAGGTGAACCGCTCAATCACATAAACTACTTCCTTCTGCTTTACTATTTCAGCTGCGTATTCAGTCTTTTATAATGTGAGACACTGAGTTCTTTCTTTGAATCCTTTTCCCTCTCCAAGGTGAGCTGTTCATCTGCTTGACAAGGTTCATCGGGGACTCCAAGGTGATGCGCTGGGATGGCGCCATGTTCAAGGAGGTCCAGACATTTCCTTCCCGCGGCTCTATGGTGTTTCAGCCAGTCTCCATCGGCAACTGGCAGTATGCCATCTTGGGCAGCGATTATTCACTGACGCAGGTCTACCAATGGGACACCAAGAGGGGCCAGTTTGTCTCATCACAGGAGCTGAATATACAGGCACCCCGGGCGTTCTCGCTGGTATCCATTGACGACCGGGAGTTCCTGCTTGCTTCAAGTTTCAAGGGGAAAACTCAGATATATGAGCACCTAATGATCGACCTGAGTAATTAAAACCACCACCGTTTTGGGACAAACCATGTATTTAAATCCcgttccttttttcttttcttctctgtgatTTATTGAACTTTTAAGACCCAAAAGAATCGGCAGAATGAATTAGAAGTTTCCTTCTAAGTACAGACTGACCCCCAAGGGAGATTCAGTCAGAAACTCCAACTATCTGaaagatttttaaatatgattcaGCGCTTTTTAAAGTGATGGGAACTAATAGGGCATTGCTAAGCAGTCCAGGTCCAGTtatcaaaatgcattcatttactGTGATCACTTGGTTGCATTTCAGCCTTACATTGAGTGTAAGGCTCCAGATTACTAAAACATATTCTATAGTGCCCCAGATGGCTGATGCAACCTGCTgcagccatttcattttcatatgggCCTTGAGGTAAAGTGCATGATATTTGCATCTTGCTCTCTTCCACTTTGGGAATGCcttattttccatttgaaaaaaaaaaaaaagaaaaaaaaaaacttttttccatttgaattGCGAAATGACGATCTTCCAGGTGGAAAAGCTCTGATATCATTGCTTTTGCCACCTCTTCCTGACCCAGCTGCAGGTCTACTCCATTGGACCTAGCCTGCTATGTTCTAAATGAAATGCTTGTGCCATTCAACACtctaaataaaagtaaaatatattataacACTTGTAAGCATTAGATAGGAAAGACTTAGGGATTCCAAGATTGTAAAATTAGAGCTTGTTAGTGCCACTGACCTTGGTACAAGATAGACAGAGTTTGTAAATCTAACCCACTTGGTGATTGTCCCTCCTAGGATAACCTTGGTTTCATTGTGTGAGAGGCAAGTCACAGAAATGTAACTGAATCCTTTTCAAGATGTAGTCTGACGCACGTTccacaaaaacaatgaaacagtagcagtgaatggagagactgCTGTGGAGAATGCTGCTGAGCACTGATAGAGGAGGAAATGTTAGAACGAGCAGGGCCTGAGGATAACACCAAGCACCAACCAAAATGCTTTTATATATTTCAACTCTACTAGCCACTTTGGCAGCTAGCCAGCCTATGTTCAGTGTGTGCTTCCTAAAGACAGTCACTCTTAAAGAAATTACAAGTCTGAAGCCACTTATCACTGACTAACAAAAAAGTTTTCTGCCCTGATTATGACCATCAGTTTGGTAAGACAGTACGCATGATGCAGACACACTCATAATGTTGATTCCTGATGAATGACTCGCTAGAAGCGTCGCACTGTGTGGCccggccctctctctctttcactgcacTCTTGCCCCTTTTCTCCCTCGGTGACAAAGCCATTGTTGTCTTTACTCTGCAACTAAAAGCCAGCCACTGTGCAGCACCTAGCACCTGTAGCTTCACATGTTCCACTTACCCCGACACGGAGGAAACACAGCCCTGACAGCAATTAACAACTTGACTGACAACAGTTtgccaaataaaatgtttacgTTTTTACAATGTTGTGTAAAGTAATTTATATGATACTGCTTTTGTATGTAGAGGGGACCACACTCAGTGTTTTATGATTCAAAGTATTAGAATTTAGTGtagatatttgaaaaaaaaaaaacccaacacacAATACACCCACTTGCTAAAATTCTGTGTAACACTTTTGCAAAACATATAAAGTATTTCCGTCCGTCTAATTTAGTTAGTAAAGAGTAGATGATGTAACAGTCCCTagccatttctttgttttgttatcTTGCCCTATATGTACAGTGGTAATAAAATGCTTAATAAAATGTTCAATCATAAATGTActtcttttcagttttttgttgaTTAAGCAGTAAAAATTATGTGTTTCAAAAGTCACATAGTACATTCAATTAAATCCAAATGTACTGGGAGAAAAATGAGGTTTTATCATGACATGAAACTTTTTCTAACTTATTTAGATGAACCTTTGACCCAGGTCAAAACCTCACCCGGCCCTATTATGGCTACATCATTGTTTTGCTGCACTCTCTCCGTTGCCTGACCTTGTTTGTGACCTGTTTGTTTATCTTGGTTTTGAAGCACTGTATGAGCTATGTTTTAAAAACATCCCATACAAAAGGAAGTAAATTATCACTActtacagaaagaaaaatatatggTCGTTGTCTTCTTCCCTTATGTTTAAAATATACTTCTTTAAGTGACACTGACACCGGGGGTGACCTAAGCAGACCTGTGCTAGAATGTGTtgccaaccacacacacacacacacacacacacactctgttgcatgtgggtgtgtctgttGCCAActacacgcacacccacacactgttGATTCTAGATGAGGTATAGTACAAGGTTCGTTACGTGGATCATCataaggccaaaaaaaacaaacaaacaaaaaaaaaacactaatataAACACAAAATCTATTATATTTCCATCCAGAACTATTAAGTTAGATTTCTGTGAGGCTGGCAACATGAGATCAAGTATGTCTTAAATAGCCCATGATAAAGGTTGTTTTGGCTTAATGAGTTTTGGGTGGTCTACCCCCCACGCCCCCCATTACCCCAATGTCGTCATAGGTGCATAAACGTTGGGTAATGTTTTGGTTGTCCAGCAGGGTTGATCCGGGTTTAATTCTGCCAGACTGCCCCCCTGTGGATAAGTAATGAACGCATAGAGTTTGTGCCCACCCAGCCTAGCCAGCAAGGTTACACATTAACCGGTGCTTACTCTCTCACTCAGGGCTACTAAAGACGGCACTCTGTCCAAGGCATGCTGCCGCTCAGCCGCCGCATCTTACCATGGGCGACTTCACCGACTGCAACCACTCCACAGACGACCGGGCTTTCTCAGAGGACGACATAACTGTAGTGTTTCACAAAGTTGCCAACcatgacgacgacgacgacgacggtgacggcggcggcggcggcgacgaGGAGTGCGGTGGTGATGAGCGGACGGCGGAGCGGATTCGTTTACAAAGTAACAGCCATGTGTCGTTTGATAACGGCAACGccgaggaggatgaggagacgGAAGGAAGCGCAAATTCAGCCGCTGACAACGAGAGGAAGACGCTTTGTCCGCCGGCGTTTTGCTTTCAGAGCAAGCCTACATTCCAAGGAGGAAGTGCACTCACAGGTAACGGTTCGCCCTAAGCCGGCATTTGATCCTTGAGTGGCCTAAATGAGTGTGAGTCGCACCGAGCCCCTCCATCATTTAGTTAATGAACTTTGAGATGGGAAAGGCATCTGTAGTAGCAAGGTGATAAGCAGCCGGGGAGCCAATGACCTCCTGCGTACCCTCACGTTATGCAACTGACGTAAGCTATCAGTAATAACAAGTACAATGTTCCCCAGTGATACAGAGGACACGATTAGTAACAAACAGAGCTCAggcctgcacacctgtctgaAATTTAAACAAACCAAAGTCATAATACAGGCTGCTTCACAAAGTACCAGCTAGTAGGCCTCTCAAACTGACTTTTTGGTGTGAAGATGTGGTCTCCTGTGGGAAAGGTAGTCTTTAGATTATTTCTGAAAGCTGAGTTGATTCTGTTTGTTGGCTGCCTTATGATCAAACAGCACATCATTATTTCTCACTCTATAATGACCCTACAATACATATCTTGAGCCAACACCCGGTTCGTGCCTAATATAAACAGCCTGGTGTCGGACACTTTCTAAAGATAGGCGACTAAAAGCCGGCTTATCATTCGCATGATCCTTCAAGAGCATGGATGACTGTGCACTTTAGCAGAGCCGGGGGCCGATAGGTCATTAATTGTAGATGTAAGATGTGGCAGTGAGGTGAAAGCAGAACATTTCCATTTTAGGCATACGATTTTGACGTGGGTTTCTTTTTCATAAGATGTTATACAATTTGTTTGTTGCTTAACTAGATAAACATCTGTCATCTAGAAAGCATCTTCAGCTGCATAAAGGCCTAAACCATTGTTACAGTTATTTTATCAGGAAGAAAGACTCTTGAGGCATAGAGGTAGAGGTGTAAGAAAATACCAATACACTTGATTATCGGGATATTATCGTTTGTGATACTGTATTGATCAAAAACACTCGATTTTTAAATCATCTTTACAAGCAAAGATTCATGGCAGACAAGgattcattttgtgttgtgttttaatccCCAGCTGCTTGATAGCAGTGTTGTAATCTATCCTCAGCCATTTCACTCTTGCACTCAAACATAACAAAGTAAACTGAGACAGGAAGAAGTAAACACATACCTGTTTTcctaaaattaaatgtaaaataatcgCAATATATTCCCTTGCTCACAGTATTGCATTACATCACATTATATTGAATCCTAACCCCTGTATTATATGTATGGTATTGCCAGATTCTTGCCATCACAGTCCTACCtaaaaggaaggaggaagttatCCCTATCAGTTTTCTTTGTTTACCTGTTGATGGCAGCTAAGGTCTGACTGCTTTTACAGATGATTGTGTAATAAAAGATATGAAGAAGAAAGCCTCACTTGTACTAATACCTAATACACAAACCTTTTACTTAAGAGGaaggtgtgcacatgtgtggaATATGTCAACATGCTTTCATTCAACAACAATCCTAGTTTTTTCTTGGAGATTCTCACTAGAACTTAATTTATCCCAATTCTAAAATAGCATTTCAGTTGCCTTTgatttcaaaacagttttttttttttttaaacgaatttagcttttttttttttttttttggttaattatAATATCCATCCTCTACAAGTGTCAGTGCCGTGCTTTTcagtagaacagagtgtgtgtgtgtgtgtgtgtgtgtgtgtgtgtgtgtgtgtgtgtgtgtgtgtgtgtgtgtgtgtgtgtctgctaatattcttttaatttgaaacagGGTTGTGGAGATATCACTCTGTAAAGGCTTCTTAAACCCataacagaggaaacagaggaaatgACGATGGATGAAGTTTGCACATCCAGATCCAGtcaaaatgtattattgtaCAATATCTTAAAGAGCTGTATatataataaaacagcaatagGTAACATTAGTCAAATATATGGAATACAGAAAGGTGATGAACTATATATAACACATTATAAAAAAGGGGGAACAATGGTCAAATAATtgaaaatacaacaatacacaatatgtacagaaaaaaatgacacacacatacaaaaaatgtgtaacATAAGCACATAAAACAGCACATAAAGTGAAAACAAGTTGGTTAAAAGCCTAATCCAGTACTTGGGGAGACTAAAGAAGATTAAAGGCAAATGCAAATAGATATGCTTGAGTTTACTTTTGAGTGAATCAACTGAGCTAGTCATTCAAATTTGGATGGAAAGATGATTTTGAGAAAGACCTGCCACCcgctgatgttttatttatcctCAGGATAGTCAAGATACCGGCATTTTGTGATCCTAGAGCCTTAGCAGGTATGTGAGGAGTACCTTGAGGTCATAAGTAGGATGGTACACCTGCAGTTCTCTTCAGGCTGGTGCCATATTCAAAAGTATTCAGTTAAATTAAATAGAAAAGTCGCTTGAGCAAGCAGTAAGGAGTGGCCAAACGAAATATGCCTGTGTGACCCCAGGTTGGAATTTTATCTCAGCAGGCACATCATGGTGCCACAGGCAGGACTTGCAAACATTACACCATTGTCTTTTGTACCTATTTTGTTTGCAGGTTTTGTAACTTAACCCTCAcgcctccctccctgtctccctctctctctgtccctctgctgaTTTTCCTTACACTTCCTTCTCAAcctttctctccctgcctgctccctccctcttttgcactctgtcttttttcccccagcccCAGAGAAGCAGAAGAGATGTCCAGGCCTCGGTTTGTTCTATGGTCTCCTATCTACAATCTTCTTCTCCATCATTGCTCTCCTGGTGAAAACCATTCAGGGAGTCCATGCTGTAGAGATCAGTGCCATTCGCTGCTTCTTTCAGATGCTCTTTGTCACACCGTTGCTCATCTATCACAAGTAAGTATGATTTAGAAATTCAACCATTTAGGTCTACAGATGTGAACCATCAGTACTTCCAAGTACCATTGTGTTGTATTAcagttgtggtagtagtagttgttggaGCTGTACACTAGTAAAGGAGAATTAATCATGATATTTTAGTAGGTATGGTTGCGAAACTGCAAACGAGAGTAAGagtctgtgacattttcatataaataaatgtctctcACTGAATGAAATAACACAGTAGCGATTCAGCCTGTACTTGGTTAATGAcaggttttacattttgtgatgTACTTACTGGTGTCAGGTGGTTTATCCGTAGGAGAAATCCTCTTGCATCCGGGAGGTGATTCAGTCAGTGTTTGTAGCATCAGCAtcagtggtttgttttgtaataaACAGAAGGAAAAGCAGGCATTTAGTGTGAGAAGCAAACAGGCACTGCTTACAGAATTTCAAGatgcatcaacagaaaatccaagaaagaaaaagacatccCAGTAATGGCCACACACTTTTATGCCCAAGTGATGTTTGGGATGTGCAACATAAAATCACCACAGCAATGACCATCAAGCACCTCTCCTTCATTAATCCATCACCACAATCCACTTGTCCTTCTCTTTACCCGGCCGTCTATTCACACATTTATCACCTAATCCATTTATACAGTACATAAATCCATTCATGCATCCATTTCCCATCActcaatattttcttttcttcatttcgCCCACCATGCACCCACCCATGCAGCCATTCCTCTATCCATTTTTATCTCAATAGACAGTTGTTTGTTTCCTCCATTAATCCATGCTAGTGCcatcatctatccatccatccatccatccatccatcaatcatCCCTGCATCCTCTCCCCCCTTCCTATCTCTCATGCGTCCTTTTCCAACTCCCTTTATTCGcccctttgtctctccctccatccatgcatttatccatccatccatcatcctcaTATCTCTTCTCCTCCAGAACAGGTTTCCTTGGTCCCAGGGATAAGCGTGTGTATCTGGTGCTGCGGGGTTTCCTCGGTTCCAACGCCATGATCCTTCTCTACTACGCTGTACAACAGATGCCACTTGCAGATGCCACTGTCATTATGTTCAGGTGAGATGACTGCTACTTAAATTAAAGGCTTGGACCCAAAATAAGTCACAGGTCTGGATTTACTGGTaggggagagatggagacaacATAAGCACTCCACCAATAGGAACAGATTTTGCAACAACCTTGAACTGTCCAgattttgcctttttctttcaTCCCCCTGTCTTGCTCACTCTCTGCTCCTCTAGCTCTCATTCTCTTCTGCATCCTCctcattcttcttctcttctcccccctctctttttcacttatatgccattttctccctctccatttccttCATTCTTGTTCTCCctcatctttttctctcatcagtTTACTTACCATCTTCAATTTCACTGTTTCTCTCATGTTTTGatctcttttgctttctctgaACCCCTTCCCTCCATTGTCCACCCTCCCACCCTTTCAGTAACCCTGTCTTTACCTCTCTGCTGGCCTGGATCTTCCTGAAGGAGAGATGTACCATCTGGGACTGTGTCTTCACTGTTTTTACCCTCACCGGAGTCATCCTCATCGCCCGGCCACGCTTCCTCTTTGGCGAACGTCTCCATGGCATTGAGGGCAACTACACTAACCACATCAAAGGAACTATCGCTGCCTTTGCAGGTCATAAGaataatacatttgtttttcacatacAACTCAAAAAGACTATTTTGCTAGTATCTACACCACATTAAACCACAGTAGGTAAAGTCATTAGGTAGAAAATATGTTCTGCCAGAGTGCTCCAGCAGGGTGGGCAAAGAATATTTAATATGGATgacataatttacattttattcagcagcagtttttatTGTCTTGAGCTATCATTGTTTAGGCCTGTTAGGGGGGGGCATGACTCACAAGACAGAGTAGTCGTCTGGTAATCGGAAGGTTCAATCCCCGGTTCCTCCAGAGAGcttgttgaagtgtccttgagcaagattcTGAACCCCTAGCTGGTCCTGATGGGCAGCTCGGCACCTTGcgtggtagcctctgccatcagtgtgtgaatgtgtgtatgaataggTGAATGTGAGgtaaaacattgtaaagtgctttgagtgatCGGTAGACTAGAAGAGCaatccatttaccatttatttcTACTTAGGCAGACTAGGTAGCTAAACGGGGGCATGGAAGGCAAAGCCAAGGCAAACAAATACCAGATAAATCAGTGTTACTACAGTCCAAATTGAAAAAGCTCCCATAATACTCTAGTCGTGGGAGACGGTAGAAGACAAAATAGCTCCCCTCCCAGGAGCCAGGGCTATCTTTTTTCAATTCTCAGGACCAGACCACACCGGTTTGGTCCTGGTCTGATGCTTCTCTCATTTAGGGAGGTGCCCCAGCTGCAGAAAGGCTGTTAATGAAATTTACTGGACTGACAGACAGTAGGCAATGTCACCTCTACCCCACGCTGTACGTTGAGGAATTTTGTGCTTTGCATTTACACACTAACACTCTTGCTAGGAATGTGAAATTGCAGAGTAGAAAGAAATTGCTCAGTCTCATTTGGTCAAGCTGCAGTCACCATAAGGCTCCAActaggcatgttttttttttttttttttttcaggatttcagCCATAGCAACGCTGTCAACAGCTGTGTAGGTAGACCTTTCATTAAGATtccatacttttatttttttagtccATTTGGCCATCCATTTTCTAATTACTTATCCTACTCAGGATCACGATGGTCATGCTTATGTCACTGTGGTCTACCTAGAATCACTGACTCACTGAATCACTGAAAACCTGTCATGAAGAGTAAGGCCAGCCCCCTTGCTCAGATTCTCCATGGCTTCTTTAAATCCATCCTACACCCAGGCTTTTGTCTCTGAAAGTACCATAGCTTCAGCCTTTCTATTATCCCCTGTTAAGCCAGGAGTCCTGAGTGCCAACCAGACGTGGACTGCCCTCttccttcttcagcttgacaTTCGTGAGCAGCTGCCATGCAGTCATGGGAAATACTTTACCATGTTCTGTACAAATCTCCTTGCAGCTGCCATCACGGCATAGGTTTTGAACAGGGTCCAATCTGACTTTGCATCCACTGGGATATAAGAGAAGCTTACTCAGGTTTGAGAACCAACTACCTTCTACAGATTTGGTTGACCCAAAATGAGGCCATCCTATCCAACTTGCCACCAGGTGGTGATCATTTGAtagctcagcccctctctcaCCTGTGTGACCAGAACATATGGCCTCAGGCTTAATGAAATTATAACAAAGTCATTCATTGACCTTTGGTCCAAGGTGCTCCAGTACCATGTACACTTACACACATCCATGTGTTCCAGTGTGTTTTTCATGCCATAACCAGGGCATCAGAGGGTCCATGTCCAGGTCTTCAAGAAGGTTGAAGGCCAAGTACCCCAATGTGTTTTTTAGGGACGCACTTGCAAACAGTCAAGAATTTCATCTTGCCACCCTCACATCCACGGGAAAAATCCCCCTCTTTGGCAGCCAGTTGGGGACATGCCTCACTCCCTGAGAGCCCTCTGAGAGGCAGTTTCCATAGTCAAAATCCCTGATACCTGGATCTTTTCCACCTCTACTCCTTTCCCAGTGCACGTGACCTCTATGCGTTACCTTGCAGCtgatgagtccacatggtgatgGCCTCACACTGTTTTTTGAGGTTGTGCCTGGTCAAGCTCCAGGGATCACACTGGCACTCCCAGGCCTGGATCCAGGAGGGCCTCTTTGCCCTGAATTAGGGCATAGTTTTCCACAGGCTTCTTTGAGCTTTTTAAATCACTATTTGTCAGGCCCCTAATTTGAGATGAATTTGTCTTTGGTATCTTTCCCAGGAGCACAAGATTCCTAATAGCATTTCTCCCACTGTGAAAAATAGACATATGGCATATGTTAAAGTCATAATATCCTGCTTCATCCATCAACACACAGGAATGTAATTGTAATCATAACAGATTCATATACCAGATTACAACTATCAAAGACTATACTATATTAATCCATCGCTTTATTGTTTGTGTGATAATGAAAGTAATGCACAGCAAATAGTAATGCATCAATTAAAATCATGGAAGATAATAGAAGGTTTTCTAAACTTATACAGTGTGGTCCTACTTTAAAAAACGAGGACAGGAGAACAGAGTTAATcatgaaaacatcaaattaaTAACAAGCATCTACAATATTTGTGATACAAACATCAGCTAGAAAATTTCCCATGAGTAGAGTTAAATGAGTAGATTACTCTAAACTGTTTTTCAACAAACACTGCTTCACTTCACCCTTAGAAGTCATTGAAGTGTCTGGTTGATTTGTAAGAACAAGTTGTTCCATTTTGAGAAACGGTCATGACTATCTCTGATGAATGGAAGTAAATTCCTCAGACAGGTTGGAGCCCGGTTGTGGATAATTCTGTGCAACCATGCACAGTTTAGCTTTAGTGGCTGTTGCCTCAACAGGAAGACAAATAACTTGCTAGAAACAGCTCTCGTCTACCTGTACGTGGGACCCCAGTTGTAGAACCACCCTAATTAGTTTATTCTGGGCCACTTGTAGTCATATTTAAGAGCACATGCAAAATAGAATACCAGGATGAACTAGCCTACTCAAGGTGGTTCTGTGCAAGGGAAGAAACCAGAACGTTTAGTGTGTCTGTATTCATTAGATGTGCTTTTCAAGAATTTAGTGCCATTGTTAACACTCAAAACCTACTGTGCTATAGTCTGACCACCTAAATGGCCACCCAATAGGCAGCCCAAATAATTAACTAAGGTCTTCTCCACTAAAGAAGGTGTTCCTAATTCTATCTCAATATCCCCAACTTTTGTTTAACTTTGCCTCAAAGAGCATGGTTTCAGTCTTCCTGGTATGACTGGAAAGGATTATTGGTATTATTGTCAGTAGACCACAGTAAACCTTACTGAGCTCCACGCTTAATATTTTCTGCAGGACTTTTTGTCATTATGACAAAACAGAGTGACCAAGTTATCTACATGAAAAAAGGGCTGGCAGAGCTGTACTGATGCACAGTAAGAGCAGTAAGGGTCCTTACAGGGTGCCCTGTGTTCAGACCATTATTGTTCCTAATATAGATGTTTGGGATATAAAGATGGAATGTGCAGCAAATGTCTGGAACGCAGATTGAATCAAGGGGTAGTTAAAAAGCAGTTTGAATCAACAATTTCTTCATTCATTGCCCATTCATTCAATTGttgacttgtttattttttttcctttgcagcTACCATCGTCTCATGCAATTTCATACTATATGAGATATGTAGATATACTGTATTTttgctttcagttttttttctttcctatgaaaataattttcttatccattttttttactcagtcattaattaattaatgaattccATCATTTATTagtctgtttgtttattcacaGGAGCTATTGGAGCTGCGTGCACCTTTGTTGTCCTTCGCAAGATGGGGAAGAGTGTCCATTACTACCTCTCTGTCTGGTACTACGCCGTTATTGGCTTAATCGAGTGTGTCATTACTCTCTTCATCCTTGGAGAGTGGACCATTCCAAACTGCGGTCGTGACCGCTGGATCCTGATGCTGATTGCTATCTTGGGCATTGCAGGCCAGACCTTCCTCACCAAGGCCCTGCAGATAGAGAAGGCTGGGCCTGTGTCCCTGATGAGGACTGTGGACGTGGTGCTGGCATTCATCTTccagtttattttctttaacCGAGCACCAACCTGGTGGAGCCTCGGCGGGGCACTGTGCGTGGTGGCGAGCACCAGTGGAGTAGCACTTCGGAAGTGGTACAGCAGCACTCATAAAAGCTGAGGAGAAATGTTGCAACAAAATATTCTAGCATgactatttattatatttagtttattttgtaattattctTCATCCTTTGATTATTCTATATTGTTTGCCAACTTTACCTTTATTTCTATCCTatcctgttattttttatttatatttatatgaatataacTATAATGGAAGGAAAAGATACAAAAAGAGTAGATCTAAGTAGCTGCTGAGCCGTATTCTGCCCCCCTAGAGCCCATGAAGCTAACTTATAGAGATCTACTGTGTTCAGTAGATTTTCTCTGTTTGACAGTGTGATAAAATATGTGTGAATGGGGTGaaagtttaatttcaccatCACAAAGTTATCTGATTCTCATTTTCCTCTAGATAGCAATGAATGCCTAGCTGGTGACAGTGGGTAAGGATGTCCTGTTTTCTCTTGCTCATTATCATGTTGCACTTAGTGATATTCTTAGCACTAAACAAAAGGTCAGTCAGTTTATGGAGTATCAAATGGACAGGGTTTATTGCATCAGGACTGTTCAGGTAATTTTAGGTAAGCTGTCAGTCAtagaaaactaaactaaaacattCTTGTGGAGTTGAaactacaaacaagtccagttaagtaggggaaaaaatattgttcaCATACTGATTTTATCAGCTCT
This genomic interval from Myripristis murdjan chromosome 19, fMyrMur1.1, whole genome shotgun sequence contains the following:
- the slc35g1 gene encoding solute carrier family 35 member G1 yields the protein MGDFTDCNHSTDDRAFSEDDITVVFHKVANHDDDDDDGDGGGGGDEECGGDERTAERIRLQSNSHVSFDNGNAEEDEETEGSANSAADNERKTLCPPAFCFQSKPTFQGGSALTAPEKQKRCPGLGLFYGLLSTIFFSIIALLVKTIQGVHAVEISAIRCFFQMLFVTPLLIYHKTGFLGPRDKRVYLVLRGFLGSNAMILLYYAVQQMPLADATVIMFSNPVFTSLLAWIFLKERCTIWDCVFTVFTLTGVILIARPRFLFGERLHGIEGNYTNHIKGTIAAFAGAIGAACTFVVLRKMGKSVHYYLSVWYYAVIGLIECVITLFILGEWTIPNCGRDRWILMLIAILGIAGQTFLTKALQIEKAGPVSLMRTVDVVLAFIFQFIFFNRAPTWWSLGGALCVVASTSGVALRKWYSSTHKS